In one Ictalurus furcatus strain D&B chromosome 10, Billie_1.0, whole genome shotgun sequence genomic region, the following are encoded:
- the ccnd1 gene encoding G1/S-specific cyclin-D1, translated as MEHQLFCCEVDTIRRAYHDANLLNDRVLQTMLKAEENYLPSPNYFKCVQKEIVPKMRKIVATWMLEVCEEQKCEEEVFPLAMNYLDRFLSVEYTKKTRLQLLGAACMFLASKMKETVPLTAEKLCIYTDNSIRPCELLQMELLVLNKLKWDLASVTPHDFIEHFLTKLPIHQSAKQILRKHAQTFVALCATDVNFIASPPSMIAAGSVAAAVQGLYLKGADSSLSSQNLTNYLSQVIRSDPDCLRSCQEQIESLLESSLRQAQQQSISTESKRVEEDVDLSCTPTDVRDINI; from the exons ATGGAGCACCAGCTGTTCTGCTGCGAGGTGGATACCATAAGAAGAGCTTACCACGACGCCAACTTGTTGAATGATCGAGTTTTACAGACAATGCTCAAAGCGGAGGAAAACTATCTCCCCTCGCCCAATTATTTCAAATGCGTGCAGAAagaaattgtacccaaaatgaGGAAAATCGTCGCCACATGGATGCTAGAG GTGTGCGAAGAACAGAAATGTGAAGAGGAGGTTTTCCCTTTGGCCATGAACTACTTGGACAGGTTTCTGTCTGTCGAATACACTAAAAAGACGCGACTGCAGCTGCTGGGAGCCGCCTGCATGTTCTTGGCCTCCAAAATGAAGGAAACCGTGCCATTAACAGCAGAGAAGCTTTGTATATACACGGACAACTCCATCCGCCCCTGCGAACTATTG CAAATGGAGCTACTTGTTCTGAATAAGCTGAAGTGGGATCTAGCCTCTGTGACACCCCACGACTTCATTGAACATTTTCTCACCAAACTGCCTATTCATCAGAGCGCCAAGCAGATTCTGCGCAAACACGCACAGACGTTTGTGGCTCTCTGCGCAACAG ATGTCAACTTTATCGCAAGCCCTCCCTCGATGATCGCTGCAGGAAGCGTTGCCGCAGCAGTGCAGGGACTCTACTTGAAGGGTGCCGACAGTTCTTTATCCTCCCAGAACCTCACCAACTACCTGTCCCAAGTTATCAGGAGTGACCCA GACTGTCTTCGATCGTGCCAGGAGCAGATCGAATCTCTGCTGGAGTCCAGTCTGAGGCAGGCGCAACAGCAAAGCATCTCCACAGAAAGCAAACGCGTGGAGGAGGACGTTGATCTCTCATGCACTCCTACAGATGTCAGGGACATTAACATCTGA